A single Streptomyces sp. Edi2 DNA region contains:
- a CDS encoding MBL fold metallo-hydrolase, whose amino-acid sequence MHFAQYYLDCLSQASYLIGDERTGRAVLVDPRRDIDEYLHDAEAAGLRIELVVETHIHADFLSGHLELARATGAAIAFGEAAETGFPIRRLRDGERISLGADDGEGVTLTVLATPGHTLESICLVIREHPDDEEPFGVLTGDTLFVGDVGRPDLLSAAGHSPQDMAARLHHSLHTKLMTLPDATRVFPAHGAGSACGRSLSTETSSTIGNQRRVNYALQPMPEADFVRLVTAGQPATPGYFAHDSALNRDGHALLEPGPPPALTLDEALAARDRQGAALLDCRPLAAYTRAHLAGSLHTSLDTRFAEYAGSVVAPGTPIVLLADPGTEQEARLRLARIGYDHVLGHLPDPAAVLERTPALARRSHRIRHDELPGPASELPEGHAPGTQLIDVRNPAEYEAGALPGARNIPLAGLPARITELDPARPVVLYCRSGNRSVIAAALLEAHGFGDVCDVVGGYDAVATGAG is encoded by the coding sequence GTGCACTTCGCGCAGTACTACCTCGACTGCCTCTCCCAGGCGTCGTATCTGATCGGCGACGAGCGCACCGGCCGCGCCGTCCTCGTCGACCCGCGCCGCGATATCGACGAGTACCTGCACGACGCGGAAGCCGCCGGCCTGCGCATCGAACTCGTCGTCGAGACACACATCCACGCCGACTTCCTCTCCGGCCACCTCGAACTCGCGCGGGCCACCGGCGCCGCCATCGCCTTCGGGGAAGCCGCCGAAACCGGCTTCCCCATACGGCGGTTACGGGACGGTGAGCGCATCTCGCTCGGGGCGGACGACGGCGAGGGGGTCACCCTCACCGTCCTCGCCACCCCCGGCCACACCCTGGAATCCATCTGTCTGGTCATCCGCGAACACCCGGACGACGAGGAGCCGTTCGGCGTGCTCACCGGCGACACCCTCTTCGTCGGCGATGTCGGCCGCCCGGACCTGCTCTCCGCCGCCGGTCACTCCCCGCAGGACATGGCCGCCCGTCTGCACCACTCCCTGCACACCAAACTCATGACCCTCCCGGACGCGACCCGGGTCTTTCCCGCACACGGCGCGGGTTCCGCCTGCGGCCGCAGCCTCTCGACCGAGACCAGCTCCACGATCGGCAACCAGCGCCGCGTCAACTACGCCCTGCAGCCCATGCCGGAGGCCGACTTCGTCCGGCTGGTCACCGCGGGACAGCCTGCCACCCCCGGGTACTTCGCGCACGACTCGGCCCTCAACCGTGACGGCCACGCCCTCCTGGAGCCCGGCCCGCCGCCCGCCCTCACCCTCGACGAGGCGCTCGCGGCCCGCGACCGGCAGGGCGCCGCCCTCCTCGACTGCCGTCCGTTGGCCGCCTACACCCGCGCGCACCTGGCCGGTTCGCTCCATACGAGCCTGGACACCCGGTTCGCGGAGTACGCAGGCAGCGTGGTCGCCCCGGGCACCCCCATCGTGCTGCTCGCCGACCCCGGTACGGAGCAGGAGGCCCGCCTCCGGCTCGCCCGTATCGGCTACGACCATGTCCTGGGTCATCTGCCCGACCCGGCCGCCGTACTGGAGCGCACGCCCGCCCTCGCGCGACGCAGCCATCGCATCCGGCACGACGAGCTGCCCGGGCCGGCGAGCGAGTTGCCCGAAGGTCACGCGCCCGGCACCCAGTTGATCGATGTCCGCAACCCGGCCGAGTACGAGGCGGGTGCTCTCCCCGGTGCCCGCAACATCCCGCTGGCCGGTCTTCCTGCCCGCATCACCGAACTGGATCCGGCCCGTCCGGTGGTCCTGTACTGCCGCAGCGGCAATCGGTCGGTGATCGCCGCAGCCCTGCTGGAGGCGCACGGGTTCGGGGACGTGTGCGATGTGGTGGGGGGATACGACGCGGTGGCCACGGGCGCGGGGTGA
- a CDS encoding GntR family transcriptional regulator yields MTNEPPDGAHGPRPLDRRSPLPLWAQLFADLRRRMEAGAFRAEFPAEHRLTGEYEVSRHTVREALRKLRADGLVIAERGRTSRLDTRRIQQPLGSLYSLFRELEGQGVEQRSEVLRLERTAEETVAGHLGLVPDAPLVVLERLRLADGEPLAHDTAYLPAEVAEPLLDADFGHTSLYGELTRRCGVKVTGGRERIQPFLPDVRQAWLLGLADREAAFTIERLGQAGARPVEWRETVVRGDRFSFVAEWSDRSPAVALAPRASCPSS; encoded by the coding sequence ATGACGAACGAGCCGCCGGACGGCGCGCACGGCCCGCGTCCCCTGGACCGGCGCTCGCCGCTGCCCCTGTGGGCGCAGCTCTTCGCCGATCTGCGCCGCCGGATGGAAGCCGGCGCGTTCCGTGCGGAGTTCCCAGCCGAGCACCGACTGACCGGCGAGTACGAGGTCAGCCGGCACACGGTCCGGGAGGCGCTGCGCAAGCTGCGCGCCGACGGGCTGGTGATCGCCGAGCGCGGCCGCACCAGCCGGCTGGACACCCGCCGCATACAGCAGCCGCTGGGCTCCCTCTACAGCCTCTTCCGTGAGCTGGAGGGCCAGGGCGTGGAGCAGCGCAGTGAGGTGCTGCGGCTGGAGCGGACCGCGGAGGAGACGGTCGCCGGGCATCTGGGGCTGGTTCCGGATGCGCCGCTGGTCGTACTGGAACGGCTGCGGCTCGCGGACGGCGAACCGCTCGCGCATGACACCGCGTATCTCCCCGCCGAGGTCGCCGAGCCGCTGCTGGACGCCGACTTCGGGCACACCTCGCTCTACGGAGAACTGACGCGGCGCTGCGGGGTGAAGGTCACCGGCGGCCGGGAGCGGATCCAGCCGTTCCTGCCGGACGTCCGGCAGGCGTGGCTGCTGGGGCTCGCCGACCGGGAGGCGGCGTTCACCATCGAGCGGCTGGGGCAGGCCGGGGCGCGGCCGGTGGAGTGGCGCGAGACGGTGGTCCGCGGCGACCGGTTCTCGTTCGTCGCGGAGTGGTCCGACCGGAGCCCGGCCGTCGCCCTCGCGCCGCGTGCCTCGTGTCCGTCCTCATAG